One part of the Enterococcus sp. DIV1094 genome encodes these proteins:
- a CDS encoding CTP synthase has translation MTKYIFVTGGVVSSIGKGIVAASLGRLLKNRGLKVTIQKFDPYINVDPGTMSPYQHGEVFVTDDGAETDLDLGHYERFIDINLNKYSNVTTGKIYSEVLRKERKGEYLGATVQVIPHITNEIKEKIMRAAKMTDSDIIITEVGGTVGDIESLPFLEALRQMKADVGSDNVMYIHTTLIPYLKAAGEMKTKPTQHSVKELRGLGIQPNILVVRTEQPVSQDVKNKLAQFCDVEPEAVIESPDVDTLYSIPLLLQSQGMDRIVCDHLKLSTPEADMTEWKALENRVLNLKKKVRIALVGKYVELPDAYISVVEALKHSGFAFDADIELDWVKAHELTSENVDERLKDADGILVPGGFGDRGIEGKIEAIRYARENDVPFLGICLGMQMACVEFARNVVGLEDAASAETIPGTEHNIIDLMADQENIENLGGTLRLGLYPCKVKKGTTTAAAYDNAEVVQERHRHRYEFNNKYRQQFEEHGLVFSGVSPDNRLVEIVEITEKKFFVGCQFHPELISRPNRPQKLIKAFVGASLAERETK, from the coding sequence ATGACAAAATACATTTTTGTGACAGGCGGCGTTGTTTCATCGATTGGTAAAGGGATTGTCGCAGCATCTTTAGGCCGTTTGTTGAAAAATCGTGGATTGAAAGTAACGATCCAAAAATTTGATCCATACATCAACGTGGACCCAGGAACAATGAGTCCTTACCAACACGGAGAAGTTTTCGTCACAGATGATGGAGCAGAAACGGATTTGGACTTAGGCCACTATGAACGTTTTATTGACATCAACTTGAACAAATACTCCAATGTGACGACAGGAAAAATTTATTCAGAAGTCCTACGTAAAGAGCGTAAAGGGGAGTACTTAGGAGCAACTGTCCAAGTTATTCCACATATTACCAATGAAATCAAAGAAAAAATCATGCGGGCAGCAAAAATGACCGATTCAGATATCATCATCACTGAAGTTGGAGGAACAGTTGGGGATATTGAGTCACTTCCGTTCTTAGAAGCTTTACGTCAGATGAAAGCGGATGTTGGTTCTGATAATGTGATGTATATCCACACAACCTTGATCCCTTATTTGAAAGCGGCTGGTGAAATGAAAACTAAGCCAACACAACACAGCGTAAAAGAATTACGTGGTTTAGGTATCCAACCAAACATTTTAGTTGTTCGAACAGAGCAACCTGTTTCTCAAGATGTTAAAAATAAATTAGCTCAGTTCTGTGATGTGGAACCAGAAGCAGTGATTGAATCGCCAGATGTGGATACATTATATTCAATCCCATTATTATTACAATCACAAGGAATGGATCGAATCGTTTGTGATCATTTGAAACTATCAACCCCAGAAGCAGACATGACAGAATGGAAAGCGTTAGAAAATCGCGTATTGAACTTGAAGAAAAAAGTACGTATCGCTTTGGTCGGAAAATATGTTGAATTACCAGATGCCTACATCTCAGTTGTAGAAGCATTGAAGCATTCTGGCTTTGCGTTTGATGCGGATATCGAATTAGATTGGGTAAAAGCCCATGAGCTAACGAGTGAAAATGTCGACGAACGATTGAAAGATGCCGATGGGATCTTAGTACCAGGCGGATTTGGTGACCGAGGTATCGAAGGAAAGATCGAAGCTATTCGTTATGCACGTGAAAATGATGTACCTTTCTTAGGAATCTGTTTAGGAATGCAAATGGCTTGTGTTGAGTTTGCACGTAATGTCGTTGGTCTAGAAGACGCTGCTTCAGCAGAAACTATTCCAGGAACAGAACACAACATCATCGACTTGATGGCAGATCAAGAAAACATTGAAAATCTGGGTGGTACGTTGCGTTTAGGTCTTTACCCATGTAAAGTCAAAAAAGGTACGACAACTGCTGCAGCTTACGATAATGCAGAAGTTGTGCAAGAACGTCATCGTCATCGCTATGAATTCAACAATAAATACCGTCAACAATTTGAAGAACATGGCTTAGTGTTCTCTGGTGTCTCTCCAGACAATCGTTTGGTTGAGATCGTTGAGATCACAGAGAAAAAATTCTTTGTAGGATGTCAATTCCATCCAGAATTGATCTCACGTCCAAATCGTCCGCAAAAATTGATCAAAGCGTTTGTTGGTGCTTCATTAGCAGAACGCGAAACAAAATAG
- a CDS encoding class II fructose-bisphosphate aldolase has protein sequence MPVVSGAEFLQAARKGGYAVGGFNTNNLEWTQAILEAAEAKKAPVLIQTSMGAAKYMGGYKVCKDMITNLVESMNITVPVAIHLDHGDYDAALECIEVGYTSVMFDGSHLPFEENLKLAKDVVERAHAKGISVECEVGSIGGEEDGIIGSGELADIEECKQMVATGIDYLACGIGNIHGQYPENWSGLAFDHLQAIADAVGSDVPLVLHGGSGIPQDQIEKAISMGISKVNVNTEFQLSFAAATREYIEAGKDREGKGFDPRKLLAPGKAAIVKDAESHIDWFGSANKA, from the coding sequence ATGCCAGTAGTATCAGGAGCTGAATTTTTACAAGCTGCTCGTAAAGGCGGTTATGCAGTCGGCGGGTTCAACACAAACAACTTAGAATGGACTCAAGCGATCTTAGAAGCAGCTGAAGCTAAAAAAGCACCAGTACTTATCCAAACTTCAATGGGTGCAGCTAAATACATGGGTGGTTATAAAGTATGTAAAGACATGATCACTAATTTAGTTGAATCAATGAACATCACTGTTCCAGTAGCAATCCATTTAGACCACGGTGACTACGATGCAGCATTAGAATGTATCGAAGTTGGCTATACTTCAGTTATGTTCGATGGTTCTCATTTACCATTCGAAGAAAACTTGAAATTAGCTAAAGACGTTGTTGAAAGAGCTCATGCTAAAGGAATCTCAGTTGAGTGTGAAGTAGGTTCAATCGGTGGAGAAGAAGATGGAATCATCGGATCAGGCGAATTAGCAGACATCGAAGAATGTAAACAAATGGTAGCAACAGGTATTGACTACCTAGCATGTGGTATTGGTAACATCCACGGTCAATATCCAGAAAACTGGAGCGGATTAGCATTTGACCACTTACAAGCAATTGCTGATGCTGTAGGTTCAGACGTACCTTTAGTATTACACGGCGGATCTGGTATTCCTCAAGATCAAATCGAAAAAGCAATCTCAATGGGTATCTCTAAAGTAAATGTTAACACTGAATTCCAATTATCATTTGCTGCAGCAACTCGTGAGTATATCGAAGCTGGTAAAGACCGCGAAGGTAAAGGATTTGACCCTCGTAAATTATTAGCACCAGGTAAAGCAGCAATCGTTAAAGATGCTGAATCTCATATCGACTGGTTCGGTTCTGCTAACAAAGCATAA